In Longimicrobium sp., one DNA window encodes the following:
- a CDS encoding RNA polymerase sigma factor: protein MEERLNVTQLFLQHYDGLYRYLVRLTGDADLAADAAQEAFVRLVERPPQDRHVRAWLFAVATNVVRDTARARVRWMTLLTGSPDRAPMGDVGPGPDDAAESAERRKVVRAALDRLSWKERTVLLMREEGFAHHEIADAVGTTTGSVGTMIARALNKLAGELAPTSESLR from the coding sequence GTGGAAGAGCGCTTGAACGTTACCCAGCTCTTCCTGCAGCACTACGACGGGCTGTACAGGTACCTCGTGCGCCTCACCGGCGACGCGGACCTGGCAGCGGACGCCGCCCAGGAGGCGTTCGTCCGGCTCGTCGAGCGTCCGCCGCAGGACAGGCACGTGCGCGCATGGCTGTTCGCCGTGGCCACCAACGTGGTCCGCGACACCGCGCGCGCCCGCGTCCGGTGGATGACGCTGCTGACGGGAAGCCCCGACCGCGCCCCCATGGGCGACGTGGGACCGGGGCCCGACGACGCCGCCGAGAGCGCGGAGCGCCGCAAGGTGGTACGCGCGGCGCTCGACCGGCTGAGTTGGAAGGAAAGGACCGTGCTCCTGATGAGGGAAGAGGGTTTCGCCCACCACGAGATCGCCGACGCGGTCGGAACCACGACGGGGTCGGTGGGCACCATGATCGCACGCGCGCTGAACAAGCTCGCGGGCGAGCTCGCTCCAACCTCGGAGAGCCTGAGATGA
- a CDS encoding PPC domain-containing protein, with amino-acid sequence MRRMQYVAAAACAVLAAMPAHAQRAGTAQQRTIRVGQTVNATLAQADPRMSERGRFQVYSFTARKGQRVVATMRSKDFDAYLTVARMVSGITDALETDDDRGGETDARVRFEVPDDGTYLLVAQSLSEDGTGAYTLALEAAPEPTTAAPRPIRVGQSVSGRLTDTDALLDDDSWYDTWTLTATKGQRLQIEMSADSFDTFLHFGKMENGEFQSSTTDDDGAGGTNSRVRVTIPEDGEYVIRANSVKAGESGAYTLAVTERQPAPTTATARAIEPNTEVTGTLDDNDPVTEDGSFYDYWTYQGRSGERLKITMSSEEFDTYVSVGTVQNGAFNEISSNDDGSEGTNSELEVTLPSSGTFTIRAKALSGENSGEYKLKVEPQR; translated from the coding sequence ATGAGACGCATGCAGTACGTGGCCGCCGCCGCGTGCGCGGTGCTGGCCGCCATGCCGGCGCACGCCCAGCGCGCGGGCACCGCCCAGCAGCGCACGATCCGCGTAGGGCAGACGGTGAACGCCACCCTCGCCCAGGCCGACCCCAGGATGAGCGAGCGCGGCCGCTTCCAGGTGTACAGCTTCACCGCGCGAAAGGGGCAGCGCGTGGTCGCGACGATGCGCTCCAAGGACTTCGACGCGTACCTGACGGTGGCGCGGATGGTGAGCGGGATCACCGACGCGCTGGAGACCGACGACGACCGCGGCGGCGAGACCGACGCCCGCGTGCGCTTCGAGGTGCCCGACGACGGCACGTACCTGCTCGTGGCGCAGTCGCTCTCCGAGGACGGCACCGGCGCCTACACCCTGGCGCTCGAGGCCGCGCCCGAGCCCACCACCGCGGCGCCGCGCCCCATCCGCGTGGGGCAGAGCGTGAGCGGGCGCCTGACCGACACCGACGCGCTGCTGGACGACGACTCGTGGTACGACACCTGGACGCTGACCGCCACCAAGGGGCAGCGGCTGCAGATCGAGATGTCGGCCGACTCGTTCGACACCTTCCTGCACTTCGGGAAGATGGAGAACGGCGAGTTCCAGTCCAGCACCACCGACGACGACGGCGCGGGCGGCACCAACTCGCGCGTGCGCGTGACCATTCCCGAGGACGGCGAGTACGTGATCCGCGCCAACTCGGTGAAGGCGGGCGAGTCCGGCGCGTACACGCTGGCCGTGACCGAGCGCCAGCCGGCGCCGACCACCGCCACCGCGCGCGCCATCGAGCCCAACACCGAGGTCACCGGCACCCTGGACGACAACGACCCGGTGACGGAGGACGGCTCGTTCTACGACTACTGGACCTACCAGGGGCGCTCGGGCGAGCGGCTGAAGATCACCATGTCGAGCGAGGAGTTCGACACCTACGTCTCGGTCGGTACGGTGCAGAACGGCGCGTTCAACGAGATCAGCTCCAACGACGACGGCAGCGAGGGCACCAACTCGGAGCTCGAGGTCACGCTCCCCTCCAGCGGCACCTTCACCATCCGCGCGAAGGCGCTGAGCGGCGAGAACTCGGGCGAGTACAAGCTGAAGGTCGAGCCGCAGCGGTAA
- a CDS encoding HNH endonuclease, whose amino-acid sequence MRRKHHSGALQRDLEERIRNGSCVYCRAPAAPDRPLTREHVIPRARGGRRKDLRIIVPACARCNHRRGSREIVLFLLDRPRRISAFLEYLGTLPPETVSQIDLRVFAELYAALWLLADSASAAGPAWRERLRHLCAGRRLHRRRYAARRIVTAVGMRLERGRDRSATADGPSCLLPGVVRSPAPPRLDAHMARAMATLLGTLSLAWDVPAERVLEELDRERERAAHAARARSAERREWARAADDADDESGEDVVEMDGVLSLDGWKRQRRRRRRTRVDQRGGRGVTGRRGRAA is encoded by the coding sequence GTGAGGCGAAAGCACCACAGCGGCGCACTCCAGCGCGACCTGGAGGAGCGCATCCGAAACGGCAGCTGCGTCTACTGCCGGGCGCCCGCCGCCCCGGACCGCCCCCTCACCCGCGAGCACGTGATCCCGCGGGCACGGGGGGGCCGAAGAAAAGACCTCCGCATCATCGTTCCGGCCTGTGCCCGGTGCAACCACCGGCGCGGCTCCCGCGAAATCGTTCTCTTCCTGCTCGACCGGCCCCGCCGGATCTCCGCCTTTCTGGAATACCTGGGCACCCTCCCGCCCGAAACCGTCAGCCAGATCGACCTGCGCGTGTTCGCCGAGCTGTACGCGGCGCTGTGGCTGCTGGCCGACAGCGCGAGCGCGGCCGGCCCCGCGTGGCGCGAGCGCCTGCGCCACCTCTGCGCGGGGCGCCGGCTCCATCGCCGCCGCTACGCCGCGCGCCGCATCGTCACCGCCGTGGGGATGCGGCTGGAGCGCGGCCGCGACCGCAGCGCCACGGCCGACGGGCCCAGCTGCCTTCTTCCCGGCGTGGTCCGCTCGCCCGCCCCGCCGCGGCTGGACGCCCACATGGCGCGGGCGATGGCCACGCTGCTGGGCACCCTGTCGCTGGCCTGGGACGTTCCCGCCGAGCGGGTGCTGGAGGAGTTGGACCGCGAGCGCGAGCGGGCCGCCCACGCCGCCCGTGCCCGCAGCGCCGAGCGCCGCGAGTGGGCGCGCGCCGCGGACGACGCAGATGACGAGTCCGGCGAGGACGTGGTGGAGATGGACGGCGTGCTGTCGCTGGACGGGTGGAAGCGGCAGCGCCGCCGCCGCCGGCGCACGCGCGTGGACCAGCGCGGCGGCCGGGGCGTAACCGGGCGGCGCGGGCGGGCGGCGTGA
- the rph gene encoding rifamycin-inactivating phosphotransferase has protein sequence MDRYVLDFQEIDHTQAAMVGGKGANLGELSRIEGIRVPAGFCVTTDAFRRMMAEAPSIGERLDRLSRLETDDREAIRALSAEIRGTIEAIAIPGDLAAAITGAVARLGEGAACAVRSSATAEDLPAASFAGQQDTYLNVVGPAAILAHVSRCWASLFTERAVIYRLRNGIDHRQVYMAVVVQRMVFPQAAGILFTADPITGNRKVASVEASFGLGEALVSGRVNADVYKVRESEIITRTIGTKRLAILAAPAGGTEERAIEPDRQVQPALMDAQVVRLVELGRRIEAHFGRPQDVEWCLVGDGFHIVQSRPITTLFPIPEAGDGENHVYISVGHQQMMTDAMKPLGLSFWQMTTPKPMAEAGGRLFVDVTQILASPASRAGLMGMVGKNDPLIGDALQTVLDRGDFIPPPLDASPAWTPPASDPSAPIETDPAIVDELIARTQASIAAVKRDIRGKSGPALLDFIMADIQELRRVLHDPQSRRVIMTGMEATWWLNEQLQAWLGETNAADTLTQSVPHNVTSEMGLALMDVADAIRPHPEVVAYLQHVDDDGFLDELPRLAGGREARDAIRAWLDRYGMRGAGEIDITRPRWSERPTTLVPLILGNVRNFEPGEAARRFEQGRQEAWAKEQELLERLRALPDGEAKAEETKRMIDRVQTFAGYREYPKYGMISRYFIYKQALKEEAGRLVQAGVLREKEDIFYLRFEELQDVVRTNRVDDALIRQRREAFRSYQALTPPRVLTSDGEAVAGAYRRDDLPAGALVGLPVSAGTVEGRARVILDMAQADLEPGDILVTAYTDPSWTPLFVAIKGLVTEVGGLMTHGAVIAREYGLPAVVGVERATLLIRDGQRIRVHGTDGYVEILPSGR, from the coding sequence ATGGACCGCTACGTGCTGGATTTTCAGGAGATCGATCACACGCAGGCCGCGATGGTGGGCGGCAAGGGCGCGAACTTGGGGGAGCTTTCGCGGATCGAAGGCATCCGCGTGCCGGCCGGCTTTTGCGTGACGACAGACGCCTTCCGGCGGATGATGGCGGAAGCACCGTCGATCGGCGAGCGGCTCGACCGGCTGTCGCGGCTGGAGACGGACGACCGGGAGGCGATCCGCGCGCTCAGCGCGGAGATCCGCGGGACCATCGAAGCCATCGCCATCCCCGGCGACTTGGCGGCGGCGATCACCGGCGCGGTCGCCCGGCTGGGCGAGGGGGCGGCCTGCGCCGTCCGCTCCAGCGCGACGGCGGAGGACCTGCCGGCGGCCTCCTTCGCGGGCCAGCAGGACACCTATCTGAACGTCGTGGGGCCGGCGGCCATTCTCGCGCACGTAAGCCGGTGCTGGGCCTCGCTCTTCACCGAGCGGGCCGTGATCTACCGCCTGCGCAACGGCATCGATCACCGGCAGGTCTACATGGCCGTGGTCGTCCAGCGGATGGTCTTCCCGCAGGCGGCCGGCATCCTCTTCACCGCCGACCCCATCACGGGCAACCGCAAGGTCGCCTCCGTCGAGGCCAGCTTCGGCCTGGGCGAGGCGCTGGTCTCCGGCCGGGTGAACGCGGACGTCTACAAGGTGCGGGAGAGCGAGATCATCACCCGGACGATCGGCACCAAGCGGCTCGCCATCCTCGCCGCGCCGGCGGGCGGGACGGAGGAACGGGCGATCGAGCCGGATCGGCAGGTGCAGCCGGCGCTGATGGACGCGCAGGTCGTGCGGCTCGTGGAACTGGGCCGGCGGATCGAGGCGCATTTCGGCCGCCCGCAGGACGTCGAATGGTGCCTGGTGGGCGACGGCTTCCACATCGTCCAGAGCCGGCCGATCACCACGCTCTTCCCCATCCCCGAAGCCGGCGACGGGGAGAACCACGTCTACATCTCCGTCGGCCATCAGCAGATGATGACCGACGCCATGAAGCCGCTGGGGCTCTCCTTCTGGCAGATGACGACCCCCAAGCCCATGGCCGAGGCGGGCGGACGGCTGTTCGTCGACGTCACCCAGATCCTGGCGTCGCCGGCGAGCCGCGCGGGCCTCATGGGGATGGTGGGGAAGAACGATCCGCTCATCGGCGACGCGCTGCAGACGGTGCTCGACCGCGGCGACTTCATCCCGCCGCCCCTCGATGCGAGTCCCGCGTGGACGCCACCGGCGAGCGACCCGTCTGCCCCGATCGAGACCGATCCGGCCATCGTCGACGAGCTGATCGCGCGCACGCAGGCCTCCATCGCCGCCGTGAAGCGCGACATCCGTGGGAAATCGGGACCGGCGCTGCTCGACTTCATCATGGCGGACATCCAGGAGCTGAGGCGGGTCCTGCACGATCCGCAAAGCCGCCGTGTGATCATGACGGGGATGGAGGCCACGTGGTGGCTCAACGAGCAGCTGCAGGCGTGGCTGGGCGAGACGAACGCGGCCGACACGCTCACGCAGTCTGTCCCCCACAACGTCACGTCGGAGATGGGGCTGGCGCTCATGGACGTCGCGGACGCCATTCGCCCGCATCCGGAGGTCGTGGCCTATCTGCAGCACGTGGACGACGACGGCTTCCTCGACGAGCTGCCCCGGCTCGCGGGCGGGCGGGAAGCGCGAGACGCCATCCGGGCGTGGCTCGACCGGTACGGCATGCGCGGCGCCGGCGAGATCGACATTACGCGGCCGCGCTGGAGCGAGCGTCCCACCACGCTCGTGCCGCTGATCCTCGGCAACGTCAGGAACTTCGAGCCGGGCGAGGCCGCGCGCCGCTTCGAGCAGGGACGGCAGGAGGCGTGGGCGAAGGAGCAGGAGCTGCTGGAGCGCCTGCGGGCCCTGCCGGACGGGGAGGCAAAAGCCGAAGAGACGAAGCGGATGATCGACCGGGTCCAGACCTTCGCCGGGTACCGGGAATATCCCAAGTACGGCATGATCAGCCGCTACTTCATCTACAAGCAGGCCTTGAAGGAAGAAGCCGGGCGTCTGGTGCAGGCCGGCGTGCTTCGTGAGAAGGAAGACATCTTCTATCTCCGGTTCGAGGAGCTCCAGGACGTTGTGCGCACGAACCGGGTGGATGACGCGCTCATCCGCCAGCGGAGGGAGGCGTTCCGGTCGTACCAGGCGCTCACGCCGCCCCGGGTGCTCACATCGGATGGCGAGGCCGTCGCCGGCGCGTACCGGCGCGACGACCTTCCGGCCGGCGCGCTGGTCGGCCTGCCAGTTTCCGCCGGCACCGTCGAGGGGCGCGCCCGCGTCATCCTGGACATGGCGCAGGCCGATCTCGAACCGGGCGACATCCTCGTCACCGCCTACACGGACCCCAGCTGGACGCCCCTGTTCGTCGCGATCAAGGGCCTGGTGACGGAGGTGGGCGGCCTGATGACCCACGGCGCCGTGATCGCACGGGAGTACGGCCTCCCGGCCGTCGTCGGCGTGGAGCGCGCCACCCTGCTGATCCGCGACGGGCAGCGGATTCGCGTGCACGGAACGGACGGCTACGTAGAGATCCTGCCTAGCGGACGGTAA
- a CDS encoding MerR family transcriptional regulator yields the protein MAYTVKEVAGMSGISVRTLHFYDETGLLKPASYGANGYRYYEEPQLLTLQQILFYRELGFGLKQIREILSRAGFDTAGALESHRKVLQKNVARTRRLIDTIDRTLEHLKGRTTMQSEEMFAGFNVAAGEDRFGEHVMLGGEPNDCKVSSRDTGGAMCIFEFTGSGGGPRHLHHDQDEWIYVMAGEIELHLGDQQLRLGPAESAFVPRTVPHVWACVGGAPCRIVNVYQPAGAIEEFFRVLGTYVDTPVHEALSIDGLRELFHSHGMKLVGPPLHWEEYLAGR from the coding sequence ATGGCCTACACGGTCAAGGAAGTAGCGGGGATGTCGGGGATCAGCGTGCGCACGCTTCACTTCTACGACGAAACGGGCCTGCTGAAGCCCGCCTCGTACGGGGCCAACGGCTACCGCTACTACGAGGAGCCGCAGCTGCTGACGCTGCAGCAGATCCTGTTCTATCGCGAGCTTGGGTTCGGGCTGAAGCAGATCAGGGAAATCCTGAGCCGCGCCGGGTTCGATACGGCCGGCGCCCTGGAGTCGCACCGGAAGGTCCTGCAGAAGAACGTCGCGCGGACGCGCAGGCTGATCGACACGATCGACAGGACTCTCGAGCACCTGAAAGGGAGGACGACCATGCAAAGCGAGGAGATGTTCGCCGGCTTCAACGTCGCCGCCGGTGAGGACCGTTTCGGTGAGCACGTGATGCTCGGTGGCGAGCCGAACGACTGCAAGGTGTCGTCACGCGACACCGGTGGCGCCATGTGCATCTTCGAGTTCACCGGCAGCGGCGGGGGCCCGCGCCACCTGCACCACGACCAGGACGAGTGGATCTACGTGATGGCCGGCGAGATCGAGCTTCACCTTGGCGATCAGCAGCTTCGCCTTGGCCCGGCGGAAAGCGCCTTCGTCCCGCGCACGGTGCCCCACGTCTGGGCGTGCGTGGGCGGCGCGCCATGCAGGATCGTGAACGTGTACCAGCCGGCCGGGGCGATCGAGGAGTTTTTCCGCGTGCTGGGCACCTACGTGGACACGCCCGTGCACGAGGCGCTTTCGATCGACGGGCTTCGCGAGCTGTTCCATTCGCACGGAATGAAGCTCGTGGGACCACCGCTGCACTGGGAGGAATACCTGGCAGGAAGATAG
- a CDS encoding DUF445 domain-containing protein, with translation MTRPAAAPAAAEPTGAIALQPIKDEEQKREQLEKMKFRATGLLVGATVVFILTRILETRWHWIGYIRATAEASMVGGLADWFAVTALFRYPMGLKIPHTAIIPNRKDRIGRSLGNFVQNNFLSPTVITARLGNAAVAHKIADWLSTPEHGELVGRHAAAAVTGIVQVLKDEEVQELIETSVVKRARAVQVAPLTGRVLSLMTHGDRHQELLDAALRLIDRLVEENREGLRERIRQELPWWVPAPIDEKIYQKIITGVEHTLDEVAKNKDHPLRHRYNEAMLEFIEKLRTSPEMIERGEHLKEELLQHPAVRGYSASLWGDLKASVLRHAADPGSEFRRRIAHTVTRFAESMRTDPELMAKVDGWIESAVLYFVEQYRGEVADLISSTVQAWDPEDTTRKIELQIGKDLQFIRINGTLVGGLAGLVIYTISQFFT, from the coding sequence ATGACCCGCCCCGCCGCGGCGCCTGCCGCGGCGGAGCCCACGGGCGCCATCGCGCTGCAGCCGATCAAGGACGAGGAGCAGAAGCGCGAGCAGCTGGAGAAGATGAAGTTCCGCGCCACCGGCCTGCTGGTGGGCGCGACCGTCGTCTTCATCCTCACCCGCATCCTGGAGACGCGCTGGCACTGGATCGGGTACATCCGCGCCACGGCCGAGGCGAGCATGGTGGGCGGGCTGGCCGACTGGTTCGCGGTGACGGCGCTCTTCCGCTACCCCATGGGGCTGAAGATCCCGCACACGGCCATCATCCCCAACCGCAAGGACCGCATCGGCCGCAGCCTGGGCAACTTCGTGCAGAACAACTTCCTCTCTCCCACCGTGATCACCGCGCGCCTGGGGAACGCGGCGGTGGCGCACAAGATCGCCGACTGGCTCAGCACCCCCGAGCACGGCGAGCTGGTGGGCCGCCACGCCGCGGCGGCGGTGACGGGGATCGTGCAGGTGCTGAAGGACGAGGAGGTGCAGGAGCTGATCGAGACCAGCGTGGTGAAGCGCGCGCGGGCCGTGCAGGTGGCGCCGCTCACCGGCCGCGTGCTGAGCCTGATGACGCACGGCGACCGCCACCAGGAGCTGCTGGACGCGGCGCTGCGCCTCATCGACCGGCTGGTGGAGGAGAACCGCGAGGGGCTGCGCGAGCGGATCCGGCAGGAGCTGCCCTGGTGGGTGCCCGCCCCGATCGACGAGAAGATCTACCAGAAGATCATCACCGGCGTGGAGCACACGCTGGACGAGGTGGCGAAGAACAAGGACCACCCGCTGCGCCACCGCTACAACGAGGCGATGCTGGAGTTCATCGAGAAGCTCCGCACCAGCCCCGAGATGATCGAGCGCGGCGAGCACCTGAAGGAGGAGCTGCTGCAGCACCCCGCGGTGCGCGGCTACTCGGCCTCGCTCTGGGGCGACCTGAAGGCGTCGGTGCTGCGCCACGCGGCCGACCCGGGAAGCGAGTTCCGCCGCCGCATCGCGCACACGGTCACGCGCTTCGCCGAGAGCATGCGCACCGACCCGGAGCTGATGGCCAAGGTGGACGGGTGGATCGAGAGCGCGGTGCTGTACTTCGTGGAGCAGTACCGGGGCGAGGTGGCCGACCTCATCTCCAGCACCGTGCAGGCGTGGGACCCCGAGGACACCACGCGCAAGATCGAGCTGCAGATCGGCAAGGACCTGCAGTTCATCCGCATCAACGGCACGCTGGTGGGGGGATTGGCGGGGCTGGTGATCTACACGATCTCGCAGTTCTTTACCTGA